ACCACTGGCTGATACTacactggcatttcctcaaaatgaagcacccctagccgttttagTTGATGCCTCTGACTTCGCAGTAGGTGCTTCTCcttaccaaaaggtgaatcaagtctggcagccgttgagctccTTCTCTAAGCAGACGAACCCTGCTCAACGggactacagcacctacgatcgagaactactcgccgcgtacttaaGCACTTCCGTTTCtctctagaaggcaggccgatCACAGTATtaacggaccataagcctctcacgtatgctttaaaacaaaagcccgacaaagcatcccctcgtcagcttcgacaccttaGCTTCATAAGCCAATTCACGTCCGGCATGCAGCACGTATCCgtcaaggacaacatagttgctgacgctttatcgcgtgtctccgaggtaaacatccccACCTCAtttgacttctcggctatcgccaaggcgcaggaagatgacgcagtacttcacagcctcaaatacaaatttcagctcgaacctctctctctgcagCTAGTACTCAGAAAAAGGATCCcagccattcattccggccacctttcgcaagcaagtgttccatgcagttcacgacttagtgcatccaggcatcaggacgacaaatcggctagtcaccgaaaaatacttctggccctccatgaataaggacgtcaacttctgggccagagagtgcatcgtatgccagaagtgtaaggtcaccaggtatgtaagaaaagaagtgagctcattcccacgcactaccaagcgattccacacaatacacctcgacatcgtaggccctttgcgagactcgcacggtttcaagtattgtctcataatcatcgacaggtttacgcgttGGCCTGAGGGAatacattacggcgcaatcttgtgccgaaaccCTCTATCGAgggtggatccctcgctttggtgtccctgcagtgataatcactgaccaaggaatgcaatttgagtccacgcATTTTTCGgaattaggcaaactcctgggattcaaatgccagcggactactgcataccacccacaatccaatgggatgctagagcgttggcaccggacgctgaaatcccCCATTATGGCCCAGGACGaaccgtcctggactcaagtcctacttggcctccgaacaacccaCCGAGAGAAATTTGCTGCCATCCCCGCGGAGCTGGCTTACGGGGAGAATCCGAGGCTCCCAAGTgacccggtcttcgacaagagatcgggtctcacagactaTGGATTGCTATGTCTGCTGGGAGAAAACCTCCACCGCCTTAAacccacacctcccacccgacacacatCCGCCCCTGCCTGTGCTGCCAAGGAACTAAagacgtgcacgcacgtcctggtcggGACGGATGCTGTACGGAAGCCGTTGTAGCCTCCATAGGAAgacccgtaccgtgttctcgagcaatgaaaacatttcttccaactcgagatcgggggacacaaaaaggctgtttgcttgtccaggctgaagcccgtttgcgccccaaatgaACGTCAcgttcgcttcgccgaatgatgcggaacgcagttccgggtttggtcgctgaaacccctaggtttcatctggtgGCAGAATGATCTGGCGTATTCGAACTCACCACGAGGCCGATTCAAAAGAGTGGGACTACTTCACACGGAGTAATAGTTGTCGTGTGAAGTAGGCCTGGCCAACtgatttgaaattattaaaaattgtataaataattaaatagaTTCTGCTTGTAATTCATTGAGTGAAGACTCCTTTCTCTCATATcattttttcaatttactttaattgaatttgaacgttttttttttggattataaaaaataagataaaataaataatagtaaaaatgttttaaaaataaaagactaaattgtttttaacaaaatttattaGCTAAAACCCTCCTGACTCTGTATCCGTCGAGAAAGATCCGCTTCACCAGCTGCTCCCCACGAAAATTTTTCTAATCTCAATTCTCGTCTTCCCAGCTGTCTCCACTCCCAATCCAAAACTCATCCTCTTGTCACCCACCAGTCCAGCTGTTCTCTCAAGGACCGCTCCCCATGCCGCTACATTCACcttgagttcatgttgcagcaacatcctacggatgcggcaaatcattcccctctgtcaagatttaTTCggccgaatgcattcaataatgtgcaatctgcggcgaacattaggataATTGCACATGCACATATTaagaaatgcattatttaagcaaattaattcagaaagaggcgaatgagagTCCATTCTCGACGCGAAGTCGCGATCATtacaacctatataccgtttcgaagctcagaccctcccccgatagtaacgatcacgaattaagctccttttctcgaaattctcagtattatcggagatataagcgtttaaagtttttcccaagattcctccaaatttcaacaattttcccGACACCCGGACACCCCATCCTACATTCCATTTTGAAGGTCAGACCCTCCCCCGaaggtagtgatcacgaatcaagctccttttctcgaaattttcaatattaagggaggcataagcatttaaaatttttcccaagattccttcaaatttcagaaatattcCCGGGACCCAGACCCCCTAACCAatacaccattttgaagctcagaccctcctccAATAGCCCAATTTGTTCGTTTTAACTCGAATTTCATTTAAAACCTGAATATGTAtctattaggcgatgacggctgtACGGTCTCTTACCAgcacagaggcaaatcgtcagacgctgcctcacttctgccctgggaacagtgtgtccgaagtggctcgcagatgttaagtgctcctttatataattcacagaacacaaaatgattacgaattatattgaatgcaaatccgcccatactattgaccagagcttggccagaactgaaagttgatgcggacttaggaccccacaattctcaaaaagaaTGTATCTATACTTTGAAATCTTAATTTCACCTTCAAATCCCAACTCCTTGGCTTCTAAATCACATTGTtaccttttcaaattttttcatctGATGACTAATATCATCCCTAAGCGTAGTGGCAGCGCACACTCACTACTGATGCCAGGTGGCTCTTGAACGCACATGTAGGAAAAACCTACCCCTTGAGATTGTTTCAACCCCTAAatcatttatttggaaaattgcagaaagaTACAAGCCCATCCGTACGTATTCGGTCCGAAACCACTGGTTGAGGAGTATCGACTCACTATCAAACTCTCGCCGGAATGCCCAAGATGCGCGAAGGGGTCCAGGCCAGGGGAAGTGCCGCTTGTGCAACGCAGGTTCAGTTGGTGCTTCTGGTAATCTAAGTGGTTGTCCGTAAACTTTGTACGCGAACGTCGAGCCTGGGGCTGAGGCCGGTATCTGTAACGTCGATAGTAACTTCATAAGCGGAGTAACGAGTGGACGCAGTGAGGGTTCCACAGTCAAGCGGCAAATTTTCACCCAGTTCGTGCGCAATCACTACGGAGTGGCCTGAGATTCGAGGCATTGTGCGGTTCTGAATCGTAGCAGTTTTAATTGGGGAGCGGCGTCCATTCAATATAAAAGTCTAATTGAACCACCAGCCAGCCTTAGTGGTGGATCTCGGTGAAGCCGTCGTGGAAAAGTTGGAAAAAGTCAGGAAAGTGAGTGAAGTCGACCCGCAACTAGCTCGAATACTAGTTCCACTAGCCTTACAGGTGGTCTAATCTAATCTGACTCAGCGGTGAGAGCTCCCTCGTCCGCAGCGCTCAAAGTTCCTAACTCTATTGGAAACCGCGTTGCCACGtgctattatttacaaaatgtgCGGCTGTTCCGGCACAATCAAATAGAGCGCGGCGCCGGTGAAAGCATTTCACAGTGGGAAATTTATGGACGACCTTGTTCTGTGCCAAGAATCTTCCTTGAGTTACACGAGATAGTTTCAATTATTAATCTCCAAGTTCATTGCACCACCATATAAACGTCGCACGGGGGAGTGCCTTGCCTAGACTGTGAGATATCATACGATTCTCGGGGCGACGCATGCGGACTAATCAAGGATACCCCGAACAGTGCCTGCATATAAAGTTAATTTAGACTAAGAACTTGTTGACTACTGTGAGTGCTAGTGAAACGCGAACATGGGCTACGACGACATTATTGAACACTTGGGCGGGTTTGGACGTTATCAGAAGCGAATCTTCTTCCTCGTCTGCCTTCCTGCCATTCCTTGTGCCTTTCACAAACTAGCCGGAGTGTTCCTACTCGCCAAACCGGCTTACCGGTGCTTACTTCCTTTTGAAAATGCCATCAATACGACATACGACGATCTACCCGGAAGCGTTTGGAATATGTCATATCCTGTCGATCCCGGGACGTCGAAATGGTCCACGTGCCAGTACTTAGACGCAAACTACACCGAAGAATACCTCCATGGCGGGGTACCAGCGGATCATTCGATACGATGCAACAAGTGGGTGTATGACAAATCCCGATACGAAAGCACAACCGTCACAGAATGGGATATGGTGTGCAATTGGTCCTGGTTAACTGCTACTTCGGACGCGCTGTTCATGGTTGGAGTACTATTAGGAAGCATCATTTTTGGACACCTCTCGGACAAATTTGGACGAAAACCGATATTCTTTGCCTCTTTGGTGATTCAACTTGTTTTTGGTGTCACAGCTGCAATTGCCCCGGAATATATCACCTACACTTTGTCCAGGATAATCGTGGGGGCAACAACATCAGGAGTATTTCTCGTTGCGTATGTGATAGCTATGGAAATGGTTGGACCAAGCTATCGCCTCTTCGCCGGAGTTGTAAGCATGATGTTCTTCTCGGTTGGCTACGTCTTAACAGCTGGGTTCGCATATTACCTCACAAATTGGAGGTATCTGCAAATAGCTCTGACACTCCCAGGAGTCCTTTTCATGGCATATCACTGGTTCATCCCAGAATCAGCGCGTTGGTTGCTATCGAAAGGAAGGAAAGACGAAGCGATTATCAATATCCAGAAAGCCGCCAAAGAAAACAAGGTAACCATACCTACCGATGTGCTCGATAACCTCCTGGTCGAACCCGAAGTAAAGAAAGATGAAATCAAAGTGGACAAACGTGAAGCTTCAGTTTTCGACCTCTTCCGACATCCCAACTTGCGCAAAAAGAGCCTTCTCATTTTCTTTGATTGGTTCGCGAATAGTGGAACATACTACGGACTCTCCTGGAATACAAACAACCTCGGTGGAAACGATTTACTGAATTTCGTTATTTTCGGTGCAGTGGAAATTCCAGCCTATTTGTTCCTGCTCGTAACTCTAAACCGATGGGGACGTAGAACAATCTTATGTGGCTGCATGCTATTTGCCGGTGCAATGCTCCTTCTAACAATCGCAGTTCCCAACGAGCACAACTGGCTTATCGTAGTCCTGGCGATGTTTGGGAAACTTGCAATCACGGCGAGCTACGGAACCATCTACATATTCTCGGCAGAACAATTCCCCACTGTGATTCGTAATGTAGGATTAGGAGCAGCTTCAATGGTCGCTCGAATAGGAGGCATCTTGGCACCATATTTCAACCTTCTAGGAGACATCTGGACACCATTCCCTCTAATCATATTCGGAGCGATGGCATTCACAGGTGGATTGCTGTCGCTTTTGCTACCTGAAACCCACAATAAACCACTTTTGGAGACAATCGATGACGGAGAGAATTTCGGTAAGAAAAAAGATCCAGAGGCAGTAGATAAGGAAATTCAATAGATTAAGATTGGAATAGATGGTATAAGGTAGTATCTCAGTCAGATGGGGATCTTTTCGTATTTAAGGGAGTTGCTTTCAAATTGAAAGGACACGGCATCAAGGATTGGCTTGCACAAATTTTTATACATATAAAGGctttaaaaaggaagttatcTCTGATGCTCTTTACTTGAAAATGCCAATTTAGGCTAAGATCGTAAAAATGACCAAATTTTTaggaaattttgtaaatttcgtattgaaaaaaaagacaagtttgtataaaattatttattatagtTTTAACACGGTAATAAAACGTGCACACTCTTAATttgtatttgttattttttggttttttttttgcattcctTGCTCTAAAAGTCCCTTATTTACTGTACAGGCAAACTGGCGTCCTAGTTCCTAGAAAATCGTCGATGGCGTTGCCGCCCAAATCGAGCCTTGGCCTCCGGGATGTATCGCTTCGTAATATCTCGATCCAAAAACCGCGTCCTCCAGTTAGAGATTCTTAAAATTGATCTGCAATATgcgtccactgagtcctcccaacgtttccttggcttttctttTTGTCGGATACCATCGGTTCTGCTTTTCAGCACTCGTTTCGGAATCCTTCATTTAACCATTCCTTCAATG
The window above is part of the Hermetia illucens chromosome 3, iHerIll2.2.curated.20191125, whole genome shotgun sequence genome. Proteins encoded here:
- the LOC119651789 gene encoding organic cation transporter protein-like, which translates into the protein MGYDDIIEHLGGFGRYQKRIFFLVCLPAIPCAFHKLAGVFLLAKPAYRCLLPFENAINTTYDDLPGSVWNMSYPVDPGTSKWSTCQYLDANYTEEYLHGGVPADHSIRCNKWVYDKSRYESTTVTEWDMVCNWSWLTATSDALFMVGVLLGSIIFGHLSDKFGRKPIFFASLVIQLVFGVTAAIAPEYITYTLSRIIVGATTSGVFLVAYVIAMEMVGPSYRLFAGVVSMMFFSVGYVLTAGFAYYLTNWRYLQIALTLPGVLFMAYHWFIPESARWLLSKGRKDEAIINIQKAAKENKVTIPTDVLDNLLVEPEVKKDEIKVDKREASVFDLFRHPNLRKKSLLIFFDWFANSGTYYGLSWNTNNLGGNDLLNFVIFGAVEIPAYLFLLVTLNRWGRRTILCGCMLFAGAMLLLTIAVPNEHNWLIVVLAMFGKLAITASYGTIYIFSAEQFPTVIRNVGLGAASMVARIGGILAPYFNLLGDIWTPFPLIIFGAMAFTGGLLSLLLPETHNKPLLETIDDGENFGKKKDPEAVDKEIQ